The genomic interval AATTTGAGTGTAAGCTTCCAAATAAGAGTTGTCTATTTCATAAACCACAGTAGCATAGTTAGGCAATCCAAAGGTCTGGGAATTATGACTTTAAAAATGATGACAGTAGAAAGGTGAATTTCAACAATGATGAGCTTTTGTTCGTGAACTAAAAAATAATCGAAaaatttcatctttatgtttagaCATTCAAAGAACGAGATAATATCATGCATGCAGAGGTAAAATTCAATAAATAATCAAACAACACAACAAGAAAACTGTTCATTGGCGGTGTAATATTTTCGCCGCTAAACCAAACAAATACATACCTTTTACTCATATATATGGTCATGTCATCAGtagaatatttttttgaaaaaaaaaaactgcagCATTAAAAATAATCTCGCAGAGAACATGAACCTCACAATCAATAGGAAGAATAGGAAACTAGGGCACGGGAGTCGAGTGGTGCCAGCGTGATCATTGTGACAATATCATTGTGACAATAATATCCAAGTGGAGAATCCGTCTTAAGGTCTCCGTGGCGATATCATTGTGACAAAAGAAGCCACTGACGGAGGATGCCGACTCTCTAGCAGGAGACAATGGAGCTGATTTCGATAAAGGTTGAAGAACAAACTCAGATTTTTAAAGTGGAAGCTCGAGAGACACACCGCGCCTCTCTCTAAGGGAGAATTTAGGAATCGGCAATGAACTAGGTGGAGGCGAGTTTGTGTAGGCAGGTCCTGCCCAAAGTTCAGAGCGAGAAAGATCAGTTGCGCAAGGGGACCCTTTAGGAGCATATTTTGTGTCGGCAGGTCTAGCACAAAGCTCAGAGTGAAAAAGATCAGTGGTAAAAGCGACCTCTTTAGGAGCAGGCTTGCGGTTTATGGGGATCGATGTACTCCTCTTGATTTTCTTTGACGTCTCAGGCGAATAGGAAGGAGATTTGGCTTCCGAGTAGCCATCAATTGTGAAATACTTGTTGGGAAGTGACTGCATAAAAGCGACATCAGAATTGAAGGCTCGATAGTTCATCCCTCGGAAGCTACTCGAAGGCGAGAAGGAACCAAACTGACTTGTGATCCTTGACTTACTACTGCCGATGTACCGGTGGCATTCACGAGCAGCAGAAACAATTGTATCCATATCCAGAAGAAGAAACTCACAACCTAAAGCCATGTAatgaacattaaaaaaaaaagtaagcgTTAATTTATGATCCAAGCGAAAAGGGCTAGCTCCGAATGCTTCAGACACTAATTGAGAAAAGAGTATACCTTCTGAAGCTCGAGATTCTCCAAAACCAGAGGTTAAAACAAATCAAAATCCTTTTTTTCTCCGCCTATTGAATAGATCTGAGCGATACTAAACCGAATACAACAAAAAACATCAGATAGCCCTGAAAAGTGGCACGGATGGGAAAATCGAACGAACTAGATTAGGAATCCGTCAAATGCAAACAGATCTTACCGTTGAGGCACTGCGATCCAGTTTTCCGAGAGCAGAAGGCCACAGAAACTACAAAACTAAAAACTACCAGAACAAGCGAAATCGATCGGGGAAGGGGGATGAAGACGGACTAGCGGAGGAGAAATCTGAGAAAgtgattattaattccataaggGCGACGAGGAGAGGGAAAGCAGCGGTGTTTGCTTCTGGCAAATGATGGTGCTTGGTACGTAATTCTGGCTTTGGGAATGTGAGGGCAGCGGCGGCTGCGTCGGAGGTCAGCGGTGAAGAGGAGATCGCAGTGACTGTGAGATCggcaggagaagaggaggaatgagaaaaaaaaatgagatggtttagatttatatatgtaggttattaaataaataaaaaactgttgtgtttttaagattcaacaacattcaatacaacagtttaataaaactattgtatattatcacataagcaacactaaaagacaatagttttttaaaaccgttgtctttgacacacattagacaacagttttttgaaaaaatattgttatttaaaaaacattatggtgaacaacaacagttttcaataaaactgttgttaactggaaaaaagacaacaatttcttgaaaaactgttgtctattaggtgtggttaaatccaaaatttcttgtagtgtatcTTGTAACTCATACTACgattgctccacctgaggttcagtaacctttAGTGACGAGCAATGGACACAAGGGTAGAGGAGCACCCTCAACAAGTAGCTAATCGACATAATTGTCGATCATCACTCTGCTCCTTGAAAATTATCATTTAACATTTCCACTCGGTAACAGTGGAATTTCATAtgtgttaatcaactaacaccacCTTGGAATCACTATGGGTCATACATCTCCAGGTATCATCGAGAATATCTAACCCTGTCCGAtcggtccatgagtcaggatctcccatggaacagcgTTAGACAAGTCAACTGATTatcgccttataaaccattaCACTTCCAAAGGAAGTAGAGAAGTACTCTCTCAAAACACCTCAAAATAATCACCGAGATGTTTTGTTCTCAAAAATCATCTTCTGCATCTTTCTTTACATGGTGCCTGGTCACGTAAAGGATACGCAGCCAACATTATTTGTTCCGcatcagtacaagtcatgtatcTGAATATACTCACCAATTCATACACCTATATAACAAATGTATCACGTAAGTGTTAAGCAGctagctctacacttttccacatcagtaggggtatctatccaaatgtaccctctaggtcatcctaccaggtacatatAGTCCATGGTCAAAATTCCTATGAAATAGGATTCATCGATCTtctacagactagtcaagccaACAATGGTATGCGACTAACTCAGTTAATTCTACGTCTGTACaaatcatgtactcaaatgtgtcttctaggttatctaaccacACCAATAGCCCGAGGGTCAAAATTTCCATGAAAATAGAGTAGGTCAATTCCCTATTGATCGAACCAACAAGAATAGATCAATCATCTACTGACCAAACCAACAGAGTAAATCAACCCTCCGCTAACAAAGTCAACATTGATAAATCGAACCTCTACAGACTGAAGcaactaggataaatcaatcctctaataCCCCAAGTTAACAAAGATAAATTGGTTCTCTATTAACCGAAGAAACAAGAGTAAATTGGTCCTCTACTGACCAAACTACCAAAATAAATCGGTCCTCTATTGACCGAACCAACACGAGTAATTCAATATTCAACTGACAAGCCAacatgatatttagtagatactatccactaccaacctagtgataacagaaactaataatactggtggtatgataaaagaaatcccatgagactgtaatccttgatctccagataggtcaaccgtgatcagtgattgacccaacacatgtgatgtatgctacaaaACAACTATacaggtactaacaaaagagTACTAATACAGGACATAACTATCAGAACAACTATACATGTactaacataaatgtaaaataatgatatgcaaacatacctcctatagcttggagattcctgtttctacctggtcccaaaacccgaaaagtcacatcgagaaaccaattcgtgaaaaaaaaaatccaaatcaaggaaaataggcctcgtaaacctgtggctctgataccaataaattgtcacgctccagaggagtccctgccaaacAAAAATCTGACAACatcttgttggtgcagttagcactaacgatctaactcaggttttgatgaatgataaatcaggttaagttaggttcgtcgttatctaacactctgatcgagtgtgcatgataagtccagacaagtcgacgggctgaccggatgtctggcacgaagtccaagtgggtcgacgggctgaccggacgcttggtgagaagtccatctaggtcgacgggctggccggatagctggcgagaagtccaagcgggtcgacgggctgaccggataactggcgagaagtccagacgggtcgaagggctgaccggacgtctggcaggtgagtaaaggtaagtcactggaagggagtggctgtgaggatgcgttcccaggaagggaacattaggcgtcgatccggcttatatccatttcggatatctaagtcgagatcgtgactaaattccggtctcgaaaagacggaatctaagtcataatcttctttgattaaagtataaactgtgctaacatcttattttgcaggatatacatattgtttgcctcggactaactttttctTACAGATaaaggagtttctggagaaaaagtggtccgggcacccggaagagatccgggcgcccaggaggCAATTTCTATCCCTGGCatgcgtcgacacgtggagctcgttggttgaGCGGGATACGTCACACCAAGGCACCCGGAAAGGATCtaggcgccccgagcatcctataaaaggagggtcagaggggagcttcaaacacaactgaAAAAAGAGaccttctactgcttgctctactgctctgcgctcctgcgacgctaacgaagctccgacaacacacGTTTTCTGTTCTATtcattcctttgtcggtattactGTCATTTTCATTAGctttttctgtacttagtttgtaataaattttgaattgctagtgattgcccaccgaaagtagtcaacgaccgcgggccttggagtaggagtcgacacaggctccgaaccaagtaaaattggtttgtgttagcattgtttctctatttccactgcgtttatactcgaacgaatttttattcgatattcactccccttctatcgaacgtctacgatccaacaagtggtatcagagcaggtaccgctatgatttggtgcaaccaccaatcaaacaagggggtgaaattttcttttatttttttctttctctttcagTCTTACGTTTAATTACAAACTGAtactattatctttttggaaagttttttcgttgcaattaaatctaaattggtgcaacaccaatttagttcctctattatcttttaattcttcccgcactgctaatccaagaccaagtattGGGAATTTGCCTGTCTATTTGTTTGATTGTGTGTAGGGATTAAAATGTCTCagcttgaaggcttcagcacagtacaacctccccttttcaatggggacgatttcccatactggaagaagcagatggaagtatatctcaagacagatttcgaccagtggatgagcgtcaccAAAGCCTATAAAATACCAGTAGACAGCTCAAGAAATCTATTGGATCCTGAAGATTGGACAACAGacctaaagaagaaggcatcaacgaagaacaaagccatcaacactttacagtgcggattaacaagagaagaactaaaccgggTCAGCCCGCATAAAAACaccaaagagctatgggataaactgatcgagctgcacgaaggaactagcgacactaaggtaacaaaaagagatttactcttaaataaaatatttaatataaaaatgcaggaaggggaaactaCAAGTCAGCTGCAtgtgaggatcaaggacatcctcaacgggctccacgcgataggccaccaaatggagaaccgggacttaataaggtatgcactgaaTGCGTTTCCATATAATAGTTTGTAGGCATctattgtggatgcctacaaaatttctaaaaacttatctaaacttaaattagacgagttattttgtgaattagaactacacgaacaaactaacgtcgGGGCCAAGAAGGGTGTAgtcttgtttgcaggttcctccaaggagaagataaagaacaagtctgaacctgaAGACGACTCTGATCAGAACtttgaagatgaagagcacctggtgaacttggtaaggaaaatgttcaccaggaggaaaaggagctttagcaaaaaggaccttcagagGATCAACTCTCCAACTGACCTGAAGAGTGTGACATGCTttagatgcaacaaaaagggccactacaagaacgagtgtccgaaattGAAAAACGAGAAACCAaggacgaccaaaaagaaggcccttaaAGCAATGTGGGATGACacttcctcggatgaatcggaagccgaagAACAGAAGAACaagagttacctcgcgctgatggcctgtgaagaagaatcggaggaagaatcggaagacgggtccgaacccgaatcgagccacgagtccgtactcatttccgaaggtcctgaagaggtataccaaaatttaaataagaaattttttaaaattatttcttgcttaaacaataaattagttaaaataggaaaagaaaatgagttgctctttgaaaaaaaatcaaaatctcaatgaacaaataaaaaattcaaatccaactcaagatctaacacttgaggaggagaatttatcactaaaaaaatgaaattaataatttaaaagaaatgttagaaaaattcacaacaagatccaaaaacttagatttaatattaaataatcaaaaagcaatttataataaaaccggacttggctataagtcaagctcaaataaaacattcaagtcattaataacccaacacaaaccaacaaaacaagcttgggttccgaaagcgtgtttaatcacgcaagtaggacttaatcaatactacatacctaaagaaaaaatattttatataaactcgaataaatcaagtcaaagaccaaaatacaaacctaaaccaaaaaaatttaaaatctaaacatattaaaactcgacaaaatgtaaactatcaccaagtaaaatataattacaaaagaaatagacataaaccaagaacaaaattaaattaaatgaccattaattcagggggaggctccagaatagttggcaccttcaaaattaacctacccggcagggtaaccctaaccaacctacccgacagggtaattaggattagttaaaaagggttcaagtttaacttgaaaaatggtactggtgaaatattagatgatagtacgttagggaagcttagtctatgcatgtctaggaagatatggcttcgacctggtgcatttggctaagtggaactgaccgaagctaccctttatgaatcctaaccagttagaccaaagtttggtactaagtccagtggataggactatttggaaaacctcgaaggcatggttactttaatgatgtccaagtgactcatcatagcacagaagtttatccagagaatgcctatttgttgaacccaaagctaaacctgaatctaacacaaagttaaaccaaactctaaaattgaatctaatttatctcacaaaattataagattccctaattgaaaatatagatcgggtgagatgactaaggaaattaatttaaattaaattaaaaattaaattaaaaataaaactaaaattaaattttaattaaaactaaattaaattaaaattaaaactaaattaaattaaaattaaaaccaaattaaattaaaattaaattaaagctaaattaaattaaaatcaaattaaaatcaaattaaaattaaaactaaattaaattaaaattaaattaaaattaaaattaaaactaaaactaaattaaattaaaattaaattaaaattacaactaaaattaaattaaaattaaattaaaataaaaactaaaattaaattaaaattaaattaaaattaaatttaaattaaaactaaattaaatttaaattaaaaaattattttaaaaattaaaaatttattttaaaaattaaaacttaattttttttaaattaaaattttattttaaaaatttattttaaaaattaaaaattaaatttttttaatttaaaaattaaaacttaattttttttaacttaaaaatttatgttaaaaattaaaacttaatttttaaaaaaaaacttaaaaacttattttaaaaattaaaacttaagttttttttaacttaaaatttattttaaaacttaattttttaacttaaaaattattttgaaaattaaaacttatttgttttaaactaaattttctaCCTAAAAAAAAACTTACATTTTTTAACTCTCaaacttctattttttttttaaaaaaaaatactggaGTCGAAAACCAGGGGCGCCACTCGACTTGTATATGTTTGGTACTTTGGTACAGCCTGATTGCTCGGGAGCTAAAAATTTATAGGCATGAGagtatactcgcttataacttatcTTATGGCTCAAGAGTCATGCTTGATTGCACAAGGGCTAAGAATTTATAGGCACAAgggcatactcgcttataacccagCTTATTGCTTGGGAGTTTGGGACATGCTTGATTACTCGGGGGCTAAAtggatttttcaaatgaatttgCCTGCATTCTCATTAAGTGCAAAAGGTTATCATAATGCACGACTAAATTATAGACGTACTTTTTTTTGGAACCCcagggttattttgatgtgattaaacaagttaagttaggtcctgtggtgttttaaccctatgtctaagtgtgcagggacttaggagcacagaaagtcgagccgAAGACGCAGCCagtgagaaggacagcacggatgggctcggtgtgtctgagggatgaggtacttcggaagagtacaccggcggacgagaaggaagcgtgcggtgtttctgagggacgagaagtcggaacggaagattgctcgggcagcaaaagatgcagctagcaagaaggttgtcacgggagagagccgatgggctcgatgCGTTTGAGGGGAGAACAGCTgtggatgagtacactggcggacaagaaggaagcacacgacgattctgagggacgagaagctggaacggaagcctgctcgagaaggccgaaagttgggttcgagtgagccctattccagatggccgagatcacccaagcaagcagagtcagagcgaaagacccagacTGAGACTAGCTAAACCGAAGCAGAGGGCtcggaccaaaaaagtcaacattgttgacttttttgatcaggacgcccggaaccctttcgagcgcccggacctggattttatCCAAATCATGGTCAAACGTGATCTATGCGaaagagataaagttttatccccttctaggAGCCTGGAACGCCTctaggcgcctcgaccaaggctataaatatagccttgattcAAAAAGCTAAACAGAACAAGCAATTGCAAATTCtacacttgtgtgcttctcttgtctAGTTTAGCTTCTAATTTCTTGTacatcattgctgtaagaggcttctccacctgaaggataTAATAGTTCGatatattccttggattaacaaccttcccggttgtaaccaagtaaaaatttctGTGCCTCTAccttttagttctttctttaagtatatgcaagtgttattttaaaagtctgagaagggttttacttttaatttgtgaagggctattcaactccccttcttGCCGGCCCAACagtccccaacaagtggtattatagccaggacgcttcaggaggactaaccgttgaACGAAGAAATAAGATGGTCGGaactaacatctacccaccaacattcaagggggagttcgcTTTTTGTATGCGACAAATGGATGtttattttaaaaccaattttaataTGTTACTAATAATGAAATAGGGTTTTGAAGTTCCCAAaatcaaagaaggagaagaacttaaggagcatcaatggactgacgagcaACGTAATGATGTTATGCCAAATGGTAAGGTTGAGTCCAATCTTTTGAGCGTATTACCTGCCCAGGATCTCGACAGAGTCAAAAAATATAAAAGTGCAAAAGaaatttgggaaaagttcttaaaactctacgaagaaccattagaagtcgaatccaactcctcaatGGACATCAGAAGAGTCTGAGACCGAGGAAATTGTTGGGATAACCCTAACAGCCGAATTCCATCCTGAGGACATAGAAAGCTCATTGtcgaaagaagggggagagtcttcggaagaaaataactcaacagggggagaattaacagccgacaaggtaagtcaggtatggtctccacctcctgaccaattgattaattcaatcaaaacattgtcgaaagatttttgcaaattagaaatcatatttttgaaagatttttgtgaATTAAAACCTAAAAAGCTATTAACAAAGAATACTAAGTTAAAAGAAGCTCAAGCAACAGTTTGTCGATTAAaggatttcgacaaactaaaaatagaaaatgacatgttagagTAACAAATACAGAGTTTAGAATTTTCTATATATTCAAAATTCTTTGCtttaaatttaagaaattataatagactaaaatgaaaatttaagtaTCACAATGAAAAGAATTGACAATAACTTAAAATGTTCTTGTTTTCAAGAGTATGCTAGCATTAttcttttcataattttttttactacaaAAAATTCTGTTTGAGTTTATACAATTGCTTTAAAGGCTTActctataaaatttatttaaatcttgaaaatgtaTTTTATTCTGTCAAAATGCATGttctatttttcagaaaatatttcaagatttcaaaaattgacttaAAGCTTTCACTATCATTATTTTACTTGTGTTTAAGATTAACAATTTTTTTCAAGTcaatttaacttgataaatttagagtttaaattcTCTCATTTGTCTTGAAAATGTACCCTTAGATGTTTtaaggaaccccattttttttgtgatcaaagagggagaagggaatattaagtctagggggaggtatctttacaatttt from Zingiber officinale cultivar Zhangliang chromosome 6B, Zo_v1.1, whole genome shotgun sequence carries:
- the LOC121991018 gene encoding uncharacterized protein LOC121991018, coding for MDTIVSAARECHRYIGSSKSRITSQFGSFSPSSSFRGMNYRAFNSDVAFMQSLPNKYFTIDGYSEAKSPSYSPETSKKIKRSTSIPINRKPAPKEVAFTTDLFHSELCARPADTKYAPKGSPCATDLSRSELWAGPAYTNSPPPSSLPIPKFSLRERRAPLSPARESASSVSGFFCHNDIATETLRRILHLDIIVTMILSQ